A DNA window from Mesorhizobium sp. C432A contains the following coding sequences:
- a CDS encoding glycosyltransferase, whose product MAKRIVFHIASLRGGGAERVFVLMANELASRGHNVTLFTWNAQGPNAALLSPAVHLVDFGLLIRGEGYGKWATLKGIVRSAGLLGRLSPDAIYSAPEFANLVVALALSLARSRARFFPSFHAAASLPSGSLGAKMAVWLSALVAARATRAIAVSEGVGGDLVARGFPKSKVVVINNPLPPAAASQQRSYAWQAELAAMGDGPIIITAGRLVPVKDHWTLLRAFAVLRAGRRARLVIFGEGPLADELRAYAEESGIGADVLFAGYVNDPAACYAVADLFVLSSTSEGFGNVLVEAMAAGIPVVSTDAPHGPREILDDGRFGALVPVGDAAALAVAMAGMLDQPTTAAILKSRAADFEIEKIGDRYEALL is encoded by the coding sequence ATGGCGAAGCGGATTGTCTTTCACATTGCCAGCCTCAGGGGCGGCGGCGCCGAGCGCGTGTTCGTCCTGATGGCGAACGAACTGGCATCGCGCGGCCACAACGTCACGCTTTTTACCTGGAACGCGCAGGGGCCCAATGCCGCCCTGCTTTCGCCTGCCGTACATCTGGTCGATTTCGGCCTCCTCATTCGCGGCGAGGGTTATGGCAAGTGGGCGACACTGAAAGGCATCGTGCGAAGCGCGGGCCTGCTTGGCCGCCTTTCTCCCGACGCGATCTACAGCGCCCCGGAATTCGCCAATCTGGTCGTGGCGCTGGCGCTTTCCCTCGCGCGAAGCAGGGCGCGGTTCTTCCCGAGTTTCCACGCCGCCGCCTCACTGCCTTCCGGCAGCCTTGGCGCGAAAATGGCAGTCTGGCTTTCGGCCCTGGTTGCGGCCCGCGCCACCAGGGCCATCGCGGTTTCTGAGGGTGTCGGCGGCGATCTTGTGGCCCGAGGCTTCCCGAAATCCAAGGTCGTGGTCATCAACAACCCGCTGCCGCCGGCTGCGGCATCCCAGCAACGCTCCTACGCCTGGCAGGCAGAGCTCGCGGCGATGGGCGACGGCCCCATCATCATCACCGCCGGACGCCTGGTGCCCGTTAAGGATCATTGGACGTTGCTGCGGGCCTTCGCTGTGCTGCGCGCCGGCCGCCGGGCCCGGCTTGTCATCTTCGGCGAGGGCCCGCTGGCCGACGAGCTGCGCGCCTATGCCGAAGAATCCGGTATCGGCGCAGACGTTCTGTTTGCGGGCTATGTCAATGATCCGGCGGCGTGCTACGCCGTAGCTGACTTGTTCGTCCTATCATCGACCAGCGAGGGCTTCGGCAATGTTCTGGTCGAGGCCATGGCAGCGGGGATTCCGGTGGTCTCCACGGACGCGCCGCACGGCCCGCGCGAAATACTTGATGACGGCCGCTTCGGCGCCCTGGTGCCGGTCGGCGATGCCGCGGCCCTGGCAGTGGCGATGGCCGGAATGCTCGACCAGCCGACAACCGCCGCGATCCTGAAAAGCAGGGCGGCGGATTTCGAAATTGAAAAGATCGGAGACCGGTACGAGGCGTTGCTCTGA